The Candidatus Sysuiplasma jiujiangense genome includes a window with the following:
- a CDS encoding helix-turn-helix domain-containing protein — MEEQLLSFSFRHGRDWTRLTNRLRCRMESLSWHPNGTDFNYEIILAKWDDKRTTIDSFFRRQETIGLINELINCERIFRNIYMVSFTGPFHNTVRENLLKYNLTTYSSSVEEGVQKWNVLIQPRSQFRFIRSLMDIGNFTVNPALSAVSSIDMSRIMWANQLLSKLSKLVLTDKEIEYLMAAGRLGYFNERRSLSVTDMAALLSRNKSTVDRSLKSAIGKLLSCIIASMNEAN; from the coding sequence ATGGAAGAGCAGTTGCTCTCCTTTTCATTCAGGCACGGAAGAGACTGGACCAGGCTGACAAACAGGCTACGTTGCCGTATGGAGAGCCTTTCCTGGCATCCGAACGGCACCGACTTCAACTATGAAATTATACTGGCAAAATGGGATGACAAAAGGACAACAATCGATTCATTCTTCAGGAGACAGGAGACAATCGGGCTGATCAATGAACTAATCAACTGTGAGCGTATTTTCCGCAATATTTACATGGTATCGTTCACTGGACCATTTCACAATACGGTCAGGGAAAATCTCCTGAAGTACAACTTGACAACATACAGTTCAAGTGTGGAAGAGGGCGTTCAGAAATGGAATGTTTTGATACAACCGAGGAGTCAATTCAGATTTATACGCAGTTTGATGGATATCGGAAACTTTACTGTAAATCCCGCCTTGTCGGCGGTCAGTTCAATTGACATGTCCAGAATCATGTGGGCAAATCAGCTCCTCTCTAAACTTTCCAAGCTGGTCCTTACTGACAAGGAAATAGAATATCTCATGGCTGCAGGCAGACTGGGTTACTTCAACGAAAGGCGAAGCCTCAGCGTAACAGACATGGCCGCTCTTCTTTCCAGAAACAAATCAACAGTTGACAGATCACTGAAATCTGCGATCGGTAAACTCCTCAGTTGCATTATCGCTTCCATGAATGAGGCCAATTAA